One window of the Fusobacterium sp. SYSU M8D902 genome contains the following:
- the gmhA gene encoding D-sedoheptulose 7-phosphate isomerase yields MNLLESYKTELSLLENFIKEEEERRETEKVAKELADVFQKGNKVLICGNGGSNCDALHFAEEFTGRFRGDRRALPAIAISDSSHITCVGNDYGFDHIFSRGVEAYGKEGDMFFGISTSGNSPNVIKAVEVAKKMGMKTCVLLGKDGGKLKGMCDYEFVIPGKTSDRVQEIHMMILHIIIEGVERIMFPENY; encoded by the coding sequence ATGAACTTGTTAGAATCATATAAAACTGAACTTTCTCTATTAGAAAATTTTATAAAAGAGGAAGAGGAGAGAAGAGAGACTGAAAAAGTGGCTAAGGAATTAGCTGATGTTTTTCAGAAAGGGAATAAAGTATTGATCTGTGGAAATGGTGGAAGTAACTGTGATGCCTTACATTTTGCAGAGGAGTTTACAGGTAGATTTAGAGGAGATAGAAGAGCATTACCAGCAATAGCTATTTCAGATTCTTCACACATCACATGTGTGGGAAATGACTATGGGTTTGATCATATCTTTTCTAGAGGTGTAGAAGCTTATGGAAAAGAGGGGGATATGTTTTTTGGTATCTCTACTAGTGGAAACTCACCAAATGTGATAAAAGCAGTTGAAGTCGCTAAAAAAATGGGAATGAAAACTTGTGTTCTACTTGGAAAAGATGGAGGAAAACTTAAGGGAATGTGTGACTATGAGTTTGTAATTCCAGGGAAAACATCTGATAGAGTACAGGAGATACACATGATGATACTACATATAATTATAGAGGGTGTAGAAAGAATTATGTTTCCTGAAAACTACTAG
- a CDS encoding thermonuclease family protein, producing MRKILVIFFTLLISIFAFSMNGYVVKVSDGDSFVMSSYGKRVRVRMYGIDAPELKQSYGAESKKYLESLILHKKVKLKVLYEDKYKRKVAKVYCNGKQINLVMLETGNAWFYKYHARNEKAYRKAYEKAKQEKLGLWKQSNPQNPREFRLKNPRNN from the coding sequence ATGAGAAAAATTTTAGTTATATTTTTTACACTGTTAATATCTATCTTTGCTTTTTCAATGAATGGCTATGTGGTAAAGGTATCAGATGGAGATAGTTTTGTTATGAGTAGCTATGGAAAGAGAGTAAGAGTTAGAATGTATGGGATAGATGCTCCAGAATTAAAGCAAAGCTATGGAGCAGAGAGTAAAAAATATTTAGAGAGTTTGATTTTACATAAAAAAGTAAAATTAAAAGTTTTGTATGAAGATAAGTATAAAAGAAAGGTTGCTAAAGTTTACTGCAATGGTAAGCAGATAAATTTAGTGATGCTAGAGACAGGAAATGCTTGGTTCTATAAATATCATGCAAGAAATGAAAAAGCTTATAGAAAAGCTTATGAAAAAGCAAAACAAGAGAAATTAGGTTTGTGGAAGCAGAGTAATCCTCAAAATCCAAGAGAGTTTAGATTGAAAAATCCAAGAAATAACTAA
- a CDS encoding sugar diacid recognition domain-containing protein translates to MEIAKELAESIVKEMKKIIEKDLNFINSEGIIVASTDEKRVNTYHEGGKEVIKRGSIVRINRDGEYVGAKKGINLPVKFNDDIIGVIGISGETKEVERYGKIIKRMSEILIKEAYLSKKEEEENEKEQLFLESLISQDLMLENPIIFSEYVEDIEKRRYYSIIVCKLNGKYELNTIKNIYKELKIAVKKKSGYIMFKQSTVCILIFEKNRQGVEEFIEKIDKKRDINMGIGEIKTEFGRIRESYEEAINALEWGSKSKKREVFYEDLDIELIVKNIDLKTKKIYIKKILGNLSQKEIVEYREILYFYEKYNGSLNKISKELFIHTNTLQYKLNRLKEKIDLDMRNYEDFAKLKLAFMLS, encoded by the coding sequence ATGGAGATAGCAAAAGAGTTGGCAGAAAGCATAGTTAAAGAGATGAAAAAAATTATAGAAAAAGATCTGAATTTTATCAATTCAGAGGGGATAATAGTGGCTAGTACTGATGAAAAAAGGGTGAATACCTACCACGAAGGTGGAAAGGAGGTAATCAAGAGAGGGAGTATAGTCAGAATAAATAGAGATGGAGAGTATGTTGGAGCTAAAAAAGGGATAAACTTACCAGTAAAATTCAATGATGACATTATAGGAGTGATAGGGATATCAGGGGAGACAAAAGAGGTAGAGAGGTATGGTAAGATAATAAAGAGAATGTCTGAAATTTTGATAAAAGAAGCTTATCTAAGCAAGAAAGAGGAAGAGGAAAATGAGAAAGAGCAACTTTTTTTAGAAAGTCTAATATCTCAAGATTTAATGTTGGAAAATCCCATTATATTTTCAGAGTATGTAGAAGATATAGAAAAAAGAAGATATTACAGCATAATTGTCTGTAAGTTAAATGGTAAATATGAGTTGAATACTATTAAGAATATTTATAAGGAACTAAAAATAGCAGTAAAGAAAAAATCTGGATATATAATGTTTAAACAGAGTACTGTGTGCATATTGATTTTTGAAAAAAATCGTCAAGGAGTAGAGGAGTTTATTGAAAAAATTGATAAAAAAAGAGATATCAATATGGGAATTGGAGAGATAAAGACAGAGTTTGGAAGGATAAGGGAATCCTATGAAGAGGCTATAAATGCCCTTGAATGGGGGAGTAAAAGTAAGAAAAGAGAGGTTTTTTACGAGGATCTAGATATAGAGTTGATAGTAAAAAATATAGATCTGAAAACTAAAAAAATCTATATAAAAAAGATTTTGGGAAATCTCTCTCAAAAAGAGATAGTTGAGTATAGAGAGATACTGTATTTTTATGAAAAATATAATGGTTCATTGAATAAAATCTCTAAGGAACTCTTCATACATACGAATACTCTTCAATATAAGTTGAATAGATTGAAGGAAAAAATAGATTTAGATATGAGAAATTATGAGGATTTTGCTAAGTTAAAATTAGCTTTTATGTTAAGCTAA
- a CDS encoding carboxypeptidase M32, whose product MEEKLLLFREKIKEKKIIEGALEVLQWDLETNTPKKGMDYIAEIIGNLSMKEYEITTSKEFQECVEFLKENSEKLNEIERKEIEELSETIEKMKKIPPKEYQEYSELVAKTQGVWEEAKSENNYGKYKENLEKIFDYTIKFANYHKKDEKNLYDVLLNDYEKGMTTEKLDEFFTLLKSEIVPLLEKIQEKERKNKKLLEKVDVNKQREFNRFISKYIGFDFERGVMAESEHPFTMNINKNDVRFTTKYIEDNPISAIFSTIHESGHGIYEQQIGDELQGTILASGGSMGIHESQSRFYENIIGRDIHFWKGLYKRMREEYSFLERISLEEFYEEINSVESSLIRVDADELTYSLHIMVRYEIEKGIISGEINVENLPQIWNEKMKEYLGVAPETDSDGVMQDVHWAAGLIGYFPSYALGSAYSAQIYNTMKKELNVDEILETGELYKIREWLGEKIHRFGKLKSTVEIIKDVTGEELNPRYYIEYLKEKYGKIYNI is encoded by the coding sequence ATGGAAGAAAAATTACTACTATTTAGAGAGAAAATTAAAGAGAAAAAGATAATAGAGGGAGCTTTAGAGGTACTTCAATGGGATTTGGAGACTAATACACCCAAAAAAGGAATGGATTATATAGCAGAGATAATAGGAAATCTAAGTATGAAAGAGTATGAGATTACAACATCTAAAGAGTTCCAAGAGTGTGTAGAGTTTTTAAAAGAGAATAGTGAAAAACTAAATGAGATAGAGAGAAAAGAGATTGAGGAATTAAGTGAAACAATAGAGAAAATGAAAAAAATTCCTCCTAAAGAGTATCAAGAGTATTCAGAGTTAGTTGCTAAAACTCAAGGAGTATGGGAAGAGGCTAAGAGTGAAAATAACTATGGAAAATATAAAGAGAATTTGGAAAAAATCTTTGATTATACAATAAAATTTGCTAATTACCATAAGAAAGATGAGAAAAATCTATATGATGTTCTTTTAAATGACTATGAAAAAGGAATGACTACTGAGAAATTAGATGAGTTTTTTACATTGTTAAAGAGTGAGATAGTTCCTCTACTGGAAAAAATTCAAGAAAAAGAGAGAAAGAATAAGAAACTTTTAGAAAAAGTAGATGTAAATAAGCAAAGAGAGTTCAATAGATTTATTAGTAAATATATTGGTTTTGATTTTGAAAGAGGAGTAATGGCAGAGAGTGAACATCCATTTACTATGAATATAAATAAAAATGATGTGAGATTTACAACTAAATATATAGAGGATAATCCTATATCAGCAATATTTAGTACTATACATGAATCTGGACACGGTATCTATGAGCAACAGATTGGAGATGAGTTGCAGGGAACTATTTTAGCAAGTGGTGGTTCTATGGGAATACATGAATCACAATCAAGATTTTATGAGAATATTATCGGTAGAGATATTCATTTTTGGAAAGGGTTATATAAGAGAATGAGAGAGGAATACTCATTTTTAGAGAGAATATCATTAGAGGAGTTTTATGAGGAGATAAATTCAGTAGAGAGTTCTCTTATAAGGGTAGATGCAGATGAACTAACTTATTCATTACATATTATGGTGAGATATGAGATTGAAAAAGGAATTATATCTGGAGAGATAAATGTTGAGAATCTACCACAGATTTGGAATGAAAAGATGAAAGAGTATTTAGGAGTGGCACCAGAAACTGATAGCGATGGAGTAATGCAAGATGTACACTGGGCAGCAGGACTTATTGGATATTTTCCCTCTTATGCACTAGGAAGTGCTTATTCAGCTCAGATATATAACACTATGAAAAAAGAGTTAAATGTAGATGAAATCTTAGAAACTGGAGAGCTTTATAAGATAAGAGAGTGGTTAGGAGAGAAGATACATAGATTTGGAAAATTGAAAAGCACTGTAGAGATAATTAAGGATGTCACAGGGGAAGAGTTAAATCCAAGATATTATATAGAGTATTTAAAAGAGAAATATGGTAAAATATATAATATCTAA
- a CDS encoding glycerate kinase — protein sequence MKIILAPDSFKESMTAKEACEVIERGMKKIILDLECISVPMADGGEGTTQSLVDATGGEFYTQRVLGPLGESVEARFGILGDGKTAILEMAAASGLELVPKEKRDATVTTTYGTGELIKAALDKNVETILIGIGGSATNDGGAGMIQALGGKLLDSCGKEIGFGGGQLSNLCKIDLSNLDKRLEKTKIIVACDVQNPLTGVSGASHIFGKQKGANEEQRELLDKNLKHYAEIIRRDVGKDVENIPGAGAAGGLGAGLMAFLSAELKKGIEIVIEYSKLEEKMQGADLVITGEGSIDAQTRFGKTPYGVAMTAKKYGIPVIALAGNVGKDIDVLYEYGFTAIFSILPRVESLEKAISNGKENLQYMSESIARMVKCYTK from the coding sequence ATGAAGATAATATTAGCACCAGATTCATTTAAAGAGAGTATGACTGCAAAGGAAGCTTGTGAAGTGATAGAGAGAGGAATGAAAAAAATTATTCTAGATTTAGAGTGTATCTCAGTTCCAATGGCAGATGGAGGAGAGGGAACTACACAATCATTGGTAGATGCAACAGGTGGAGAGTTCTATACACAAAGAGTTTTAGGACCATTAGGAGAGAGTGTAGAAGCAAGATTTGGAATATTGGGAGATGGAAAGACAGCTATATTAGAGATGGCTGCTGCAAGTGGATTGGAGCTTGTTCCTAAGGAGAAAAGAGATGCCACAGTAACTACAACTTATGGTACTGGAGAGCTTATTAAAGCAGCTTTGGATAAAAATGTTGAAACGATTCTTATAGGGATAGGTGGAAGTGCTACTAATGATGGTGGAGCTGGAATGATACAAGCTCTAGGAGGGAAATTATTAGATAGTTGTGGAAAAGAGATTGGATTTGGTGGTGGTCAATTATCAAACCTATGCAAAATAGATCTATCAAACTTAGATAAAAGATTGGAGAAAACTAAGATTATAGTAGCTTGTGATGTTCAAAATCCATTGACAGGAGTTAGTGGAGCTTCACACATTTTTGGAAAACAAAAGGGAGCTAATGAGGAACAAAGAGAACTATTGGATAAAAACTTAAAACACTATGCTGAAATTATAAGAAGAGATGTAGGAAAAGATGTAGAAAATATCCCAGGTGCTGGAGCAGCAGGAGGATTAGGAGCAGGACTTATGGCATTCTTATCAGCCGAATTAAAAAAGGGAATTGAGATAGTGATAGAGTATAGTAAGTTAGAGGAAAAGATGCAAGGGGCAGACTTGGTAATAACAGGTGAGGGAAGTATAGATGCTCAGACTAGATTTGGGAAGACTCCATACGGGGTAGCTATGACAGCTAAAAAATATGGTATCCCTGTAATAGCTCTAGCTGGAAATGTAGGTAAAGATATAGATGTGCTATATGAATATGGTTTTACTGCTATATTTTCAATTTTACCAAGAGTAGAGAGCCTAGAAAAAGCTATATCAAATGGAAAAGAAAATCTACAATATATGAGTGAGAGTATTGCTAGAATGGTAAAGTGTTATACAAAATAA
- a CDS encoding SLC13 family permease: protein MVTVSALGAIIGLVVAIVLIIKKVNPAYSLILGSIIGGLVGGANIGQTVSLMISGAQGMIPAILRIITAGVLAGVLIETGAASKIAETIIDKLGESKAIIAIVLSTMILTMVGVFIDVSVITVAPIAMAIAKKTGISRTGALLAMIGGGKAGNIMSPNPNAIAAAEAFKVPLTSVMMAGLIPAIFGVVASIVVAKLISKRGSQISEGDLGDRKEESGPNFFAAILGPIVAIAILALRPLAGITIDPLIALPVGGFIGCLAMGKVRNFNQYCVFGLGKMVGVAILLLGTGTLSGIIANSGLKDALTTLLTATGAPAYLLAPFSGILMCAATASTTSGTAVASQVFGPTILSLGIQPVNAAAMIHSGATVLDHLPHGSFFHATGGSVNMDMKERLALIPFESLIGLVLACVSTIIYGVLF from the coding sequence ATGGTAACAGTATCAGCTTTAGGTGCGATTATAGGGTTAGTAGTAGCAATAGTATTGATAATTAAAAAAGTAAATCCAGCATACTCTCTAATATTAGGGTCTATTATAGGGGGACTTGTAGGAGGAGCAAATATAGGGCAGACTGTATCTTTGATGATATCAGGAGCACAGGGAATGATACCAGCAATTTTGAGAATAATAACTGCAGGAGTACTAGCAGGTGTACTTATCGAAACAGGGGCAGCTAGTAAGATTGCAGAGACAATAATAGATAAATTAGGAGAGTCAAAGGCAATAATAGCAATTGTTTTATCTACAATGATATTGACTATGGTAGGAGTATTTATTGATGTGTCAGTAATAACAGTAGCTCCAATTGCAATGGCAATAGCTAAGAAAACAGGAATCTCAAGAACAGGAGCTTTACTTGCTATGATAGGTGGAGGAAAAGCAGGAAATATTATGTCACCAAATCCAAATGCAATAGCAGCAGCAGAAGCTTTTAAGGTTCCTTTGACATCTGTGATGATGGCAGGATTGATACCAGCAATTTTTGGTGTAGTTGCAAGTATAGTTGTAGCTAAATTGATTTCAAAAAGAGGAAGTCAGATAAGTGAGGGAGATTTAGGAGATAGAAAAGAGGAGAGCGGACCAAACTTTTTTGCTGCAATTTTAGGACCAATAGTAGCAATAGCTATATTGGCATTAAGACCATTAGCAGGAATTACAATAGATCCGTTGATAGCTTTACCAGTAGGAGGATTTATTGGTTGTCTAGCTATGGGAAAAGTAAGAAATTTCAACCAATATTGTGTTTTTGGTTTGGGAAAAATGGTAGGTGTAGCTATACTATTATTAGGGACAGGTACTCTTTCAGGAATTATTGCTAACTCTGGATTAAAAGATGCATTGACAACTCTACTGACAGCAACAGGAGCACCAGCTTACTTATTAGCACCATTCTCAGGAATATTAATGTGTGCAGCTACAGCTTCTACAACTTCAGGGACAGCAGTTGCCAGTCAAGTTTTTGGACCAACTATATTGAGTTTAGGTATCCAACCAGTTAATGCAGCAGCAATGATACATTCAGGGGCAACAGTTTTAGATCATCTACCTCATGGAAGTTTTTTCCATGCAACAGGTGGTAGTGTAAATATGGATATGAAAGAGAGATTAGCATTAATTCCATTTGAATCTTTAATTGGATTGGTACTAGCTTGTGTATCAACAATTATCTATGGAGTTTTATTTTAG
- a CDS encoding LysR family transcriptional regulator, with product MDLHYLKIFYEVAKEKSFTKAASKLYINQSAVSIQVKKFEEILNAKLFDRSSKKIKLTYTGEALYKMAEDIFEKVKRAEKEISRIIDLDRAKISIGATSVIGEPLIPRLMKGFSKAHEEIEYEITIGDKNWLLKLLKEGDLDILIIDEEHINDPNLEVITIERMPYVLVSTKEYHSMESVAKDPLITRRNIPNNNEAIAAIEDKYRITFNSKININGSLEVIKGMVREEIGNVILPYYSVHKEIEKGEFKVIYKVNDVKDGYQAVITKDKKSLIQIIKFINFIQDYKIQY from the coding sequence TTGGATTTACATTACTTAAAAATATTTTATGAGGTGGCTAAGGAGAAAAGTTTTACAAAAGCTGCAAGTAAACTTTACATAAATCAATCAGCTGTTTCTATTCAAGTTAAAAAATTTGAAGAGATATTGAATGCAAAGTTATTTGATAGAAGCTCGAAAAAAATAAAATTAACTTATACAGGTGAAGCTCTATATAAGATGGCTGAGGATATTTTCGAAAAGGTAAAAAGAGCTGAAAAAGAGATATCTAGAATTATAGATTTGGATAGAGCGAAAATATCTATTGGAGCAACTTCAGTGATAGGTGAACCCCTTATTCCAAGATTGATGAAGGGCTTTTCAAAAGCACATGAAGAGATTGAGTATGAGATAACAATTGGAGATAAAAACTGGTTGTTGAAACTTTTAAAAGAGGGAGATTTAGATATACTTATTATAGACGAGGAGCATATCAATGACCCAAATTTAGAGGTTATAACTATTGAAAGAATGCCATATGTTTTAGTCAGTACAAAAGAGTATCACAGTATGGAAAGTGTAGCAAAAGATCCTCTTATAACAAGAAGAAACATACCTAACAATAATGAAGCAATAGCAGCTATTGAGGATAAATATAGAATTACTTTTAACTCAAAAATAAATATAAATGGAAGTCTTGAAGTTATCAAGGGAATGGTAAGAGAAGAGATAGGAAATGTAATATTACCTTATTATTCAGTACATAAAGAGATAGAAAAAGGTGAATTTAAAGTAATATACAAAGTTAATGATGTAAAAGATGGATATCAGGCAGTTATCACTAAGGATAAGAAGAGCTTGATACAAATAATTAAGTTTATTAATTTTATACAAGACTATAAAATTCAGTATTAG
- a CDS encoding Cof-type HAD-IIB family hydrolase, translating to MIKAVFFDIDGTLVSFETHRVPESTLNSIKELQAKGIKVFVATGRHPSILSEGNNVKEIEFDGFVTLNGQYCFTKEKEVIYEKNICSEDIHSLLEFMETNNFPCAFVEDKETYMNYIDETVENLLKIVNVPLPPLDDIARAKVGKIFQLNPYIPVDFQDKLMEVLPNCEATRWSPVFIDVIPAGGGKHVAIEKIMEYYGYKKDEIMAFGDGGNDKTMLLTAGIGVAMGNANEDVKEIADYVTSSVDEDGVYKALKHFEMI from the coding sequence ATGATAAAAGCAGTATTTTTTGATATAGATGGAACATTGGTAAGTTTTGAAACACATAGAGTCCCTGAAAGTACTTTGAATTCAATAAAAGAGTTACAAGCAAAAGGAATAAAAGTATTTGTAGCAACAGGAAGACACCCTTCAATACTTAGTGAGGGGAATAATGTAAAAGAGATTGAGTTTGATGGATTTGTAACTTTGAATGGGCAGTATTGTTTTACCAAGGAAAAAGAGGTAATCTATGAAAAAAATATCTGCTCTGAGGATATACACTCGCTTTTAGAATTTATGGAGACAAATAATTTCCCTTGTGCCTTTGTAGAGGACAAGGAGACATATATGAACTATATAGATGAAACTGTAGAAAATCTCTTAAAGATAGTGAATGTACCACTTCCACCATTAGATGATATAGCTAGAGCTAAGGTAGGGAAGATATTTCAGCTAAATCCATATATACCAGTGGATTTTCAAGATAAGTTGATGGAGGTACTCCCTAATTGTGAAGCAACTAGATGGAGTCCTGTATTTATAGATGTAATTCCAGCTGGTGGTGGAAAACACGTAGCAATTGAAAAGATAATGGAGTATTATGGGTACAAAAAAGATGAAATAATGGCTTTTGGCGATGGTGGAAATGATAAAACTATGCTTTTGACTGCTGGGATAGGAGTGGCTATGGGAAATGCCAATGAAGATGTAAAAGAGATAGCTGACTATGTTACAAGTAGTGTAGATGAAGATGGAGTTTATAAGGCTTTAAAACATTTTGAAATGATATAA
- the aphA gene encoding acid phosphatase AphA encodes MKQFKLLIAGLVLVSSFTYAKGPKVPYTHEGFYTNAATQVAVNFVSVNDIKESLKDLPPMTVTFDIDDTVLFSSEYFHYGFTFGKELGWGETPDEVLHNQKFWDYVSEQEDKHSIPKKSAKDIIKMHMERGDKVVFITGRNPHSNEKNGIVNGTAKVLQKYFNLPATTPIWYTSSTPRDGFKYDKTYYMKKVGSKLHYGDSDEDILAAKEAGIRGIRVQRSYSSTNPQNLNGGYGEEVVINSAW; translated from the coding sequence ATGAAACAATTTAAGTTATTGATAGCAGGATTAGTTTTAGTTAGTTCATTTACATATGCAAAAGGGCCAAAAGTACCGTATACACATGAAGGATTTTATACAAATGCTGCAACACAGGTAGCTGTTAATTTTGTATCTGTTAATGATATTAAAGAGAGTTTAAAAGATCTGCCACCTATGACAGTAACTTTTGATATAGATGATACAGTATTATTTTCAAGTGAATATTTTCACTATGGTTTTACATTTGGTAAAGAGTTAGGTTGGGGAGAAACTCCTGATGAAGTATTGCACAATCAGAAGTTTTGGGATTATGTTTCTGAACAGGAGGATAAACACTCTATTCCTAAAAAATCTGCAAAAGATATAATTAAGATGCATATGGAAAGAGGAGATAAAGTTGTATTTATAACTGGAAGAAATCCTCATTCAAATGAGAAAAATGGAATAGTAAATGGAACAGCAAAAGTATTACAAAAATATTTTAATCTACCAGCAACAACACCTATTTGGTATACTTCATCTACTCCAAGAGATGGATTTAAATATGATAAAACTTATTATATGAAAAAAGTTGGTTCTAAATTACACTATGGAGATTCTGATGAAGATATTTTAGCAGCAAAAGAAGCAGGAATAAGAGGAATAAGAGTTCAAAGATCATATTCTTCAACTAACCCACAAAATCTAAATGGAGGATATGGAGAGGAAGTAGTTATTAATTCTGCTTGGTAA